The following nucleotide sequence is from Williamwhitmania sp..
AAGCGACTTTCGGATGGCAGAAGGGCAACTATTGTGGATGTTGGGGTAAATCTTCTCTTTACATCATTTTGGTATGACCATAAAATTCAACCCGTGAAGAATCACTCTGGGGTAGTTGAGGAAACAACTATTTACGGTCCGCTTTGTATGAACATAGATGTTCTGAGGCCTTCCATGATGTTCCCTTCGCTGAAACGGGGCGATAGGTTTGTAATTTCCCGAACCGGTGCCTACAACAATACCCAGTGGCTGCAATTTATTACAACCAGACCCAATGTTGTACTGATAGACCAGGATAGGGAGGTTCATGTAATCAGGAAGGCTGAAACGCTTGAAGATGTAACGGCAAACGAGGCTATACCTGCCCATTTGGCGAAACCGGAATAATTTTGGTAACTGCAAACCTTGCGGTGCCTAAACGTGAAGCTTACTACTCTTCTCTTCGTTAAAAATTACTATACCTGCCACACTATGTTGAAGAATGGTTTAATACTTACCTCAATTCAGGGAGCAGCACGAAGCTACTCCCAAATATTCTTTTCGGAGAATTACTGGTTTGCCATTCCACTTTTTGCGGTCTCCTTTCTCGATGTTACTGCAGGTTTGTGCGGGTTGCTTTCGGTGATGACAGCAAATACTGCTGCGTCGCTGCTTAAGTTTGACAAGCAGACAATTGTAAAGGGGCTCTATGGCTTCAACAGTCTTTTGGTTGGGTTAGGATTGGGCTACCACTATGAGTTGACCTTGGTAATCTTCGTAATGGCAATCTTCGCCGGATTCTTAACATTGCTCATCACCATTGCATTTCAGGGAATCTTAGGGAAATACTACCTACCCTACCTTTCAATTCCTTTTGTATTTAGCATATGGCTTGTGCTTAGTGCTGGATGGATGGCAAAAGGTGTTGAGACTAACCAGAGCGGAGTTTATGTTCTTAACAGGCTGTTTAGCATTGGCGGTAATCCCTTTATTGTAATCCATCAGTGGTGGATCGATAATATTTCGTCAGGCTTTCTGAACAGCTACTTTCTTTCACTGGGAGCAATATTTTTTCAGTTTAATGTTATTGCTGGCCTTGTGGTGGCAGTTGCATTGCTGTTCTACTCCAGAATTGCCTTTATTCTTTCCTTGTTGGGCTATACCGTTGCCTATTTTGCCTACGCCTTCTTTGATATGGACATGACCCAGCTGGGTTACAGCTTTATTGGGTTTAACTTTATTCTAGGAGCTATTGCCATTGGTGGCTATTTCTACATCCCTTCGAGACAATCGTTCTTTTGGGCTTTTGCTATTACGCCTATTATAGCCCTTGCTACGGCAGGGTTGTATGGAATGCTTTCTCCTTTGAAACTTGCCTTGGTTTCGCTACCATTTAATCTGGTGCTGCTTACATTCATCTACTCCTTTAGGTTTAGAACAGCTTATGGAAAGTTTATTGAGGTTCCAATTCAGGAGGGTACCCCGGAGAAGAATCTATACTCATACCAAAGTTTTTCCAAACGATTTCCAAACTACGGATGGGTGCCAATTAAGCTGCCTTTCTTTGGTGAATGGTATGTAAATCAAGGGCACAACGGGGAATATACACACCAAGGTGAGTGGGCCAATGCTTGGGACTTTGTAAGCGTTAATAGCGATTTGGTCCAGTATAGGAATGAGGGGGATGAACTAACGGATTACTACTGTTTTGGTCAGAAGTTAATTGCTCCGGCCGATGGACAGGTGATAGTTGTGGAGGATGGCATTGCCGATAACGTAGTTGGCGAGGTTAATACCGTTAGAAACTGGGGAAATACGGTTGTAATTAAGCATGCTGAAGGGCTATACTCCAAACTTAGCCACCTCCAACGGGGATCTATTTCTGTTAAGGTGGGCGATAACCTTCGCTATGGACAAGAAGTTGGACGGGTTGGGAATTCTGGGCGTTCCCCATTTCCTCACCTCCATTTTCAGCTTCAGGCAACGCCCTATATTGGCTCAAAAACTATAAAGTATCCTCTTTTTGCCTATTTGGAGGATGGCAATAAAATTAGGACATACAGCAATCCGACCAATGGACAAAGGGTAAGGTCAATAGAGGAGGATGCTTTGCTGAAAAAGGCTTTCAACCTGATGCCCGGAAAGGTGATGACGTGGAGTGTTAAGGGCGCAAAAGGTGTCGACCATGTTACCTGGGAGGTGCTAACCAATTCTTACAATAAGTCGTACATACACTGTAATTCCACAAATGCCAAAGCTTACTTCCAGAATG
It contains:
- a CDS encoding urea transporter, translating into MLKNGLILTSIQGAARSYSQIFFSENYWFAIPLFAVSFLDVTAGLCGLLSVMTANTAASLLKFDKQTIVKGLYGFNSLLVGLGLGYHYELTLVIFVMAIFAGFLTLLITIAFQGILGKYYLPYLSIPFVFSIWLVLSAGWMAKGVETNQSGVYVLNRLFSIGGNPFIVIHQWWIDNISSGFLNSYFLSLGAIFFQFNVIAGLVVAVALLFYSRIAFILSLLGYTVAYFAYAFFDMDMTQLGYSFIGFNFILGAIAIGGYFYIPSRQSFFWAFAITPIIALATAGLYGMLSPLKLALVSLPFNLVLLTFIYSFRFRTAYGKFIEVPIQEGTPEKNLYSYQSFSKRFPNYGWVPIKLPFFGEWYVNQGHNGEYTHQGEWANAWDFVSVNSDLVQYRNEGDELTDYYCFGQKLIAPADGQVIVVEDGIADNVVGEVNTVRNWGNTVVIKHAEGLYSKLSHLQRGSISVKVGDNLRYGQEVGRVGNSGRSPFPHLHFQLQATPYIGSKTIKYPLFAYLEDGNKIRTYSNPTNGQRVRSIEEDALLKKAFNLMPGKVMTWSVKGAKGVDHVTWEVLTNSYNKSYIHCNSTNAKAYFQNDGVYFYFTHFEGDRGSLLFSFYQAAFRIPLVQVDGYVSTDLLPVNRTFGGVRLFLHDFTAPFYLYLKTHFEVSMERSGSEFDVDSFTYNSLLTGYSFNQLIWTRWFVIEVDKNSRLTLADQTKKFEAVCENT